From the genome of Eublepharis macularius isolate TG4126 chromosome 12, MPM_Emac_v1.0, whole genome shotgun sequence, one region includes:
- the LOC129339497 gene encoding vomeronasal type-2 receptor 26-like yields MESCCQSKVVTKNYQHILALEFAVKEVNENPHILPNITLGFYIYDSCFNAKWTYQSTMKLLSTVKKFVPNYKCDTQNDVIAVIGGLDFQTSLHVATLLDIYKIPQKQRQCLLGSTEDPCTPLKDWIFALGKKQLIYGSAPMMNEKNPGLHFYKMAPNEGLQYEGIISLLLHFRWTWIGALTMDDDNGEKIVQTVLSVFSQRGICFSFIERSPTFTFLSDYEHIMQRGLEIHDKIMRSKANVLVCYGDSYSMVFLFWLPQLSETSKGKVWIMTSQMEFISMGYQRNWDKQIIHGSLSFTIQSNNLPGFQEFASSTKPSGKIGDGFLRDFWQQVFSCVLPNLVLGRVEEKICSGDEKLEDLPGSFFEMSITGHSYSIYNSVYAVAHAVHAMIAHGLSCRVTVERGRLKLQYQELSQLHHFLRGLSFNNSAGDMVSFDRNGELVAGFDIINWIIPSNQSFERVKVGKMDPLAPPGQTFTINEKAIIWHTWFNQTQPLSVCTESCQPGYSKKMKEGEPFCCYNCILCPEGKISDEKDMNDCFKCTDENHPNKNQDLCIPKETSFLSYEELLGISLAFFAISFALVTGLVLGTFIKYHNTPIVKANNRSLTYTLLISLLLCFLCALLFIGPPEKVTCLLRQTAFGIVFSVAISCVLAKTITVVLAFMATKPASSIRKWLGKRLASAIVLSCSFLQAGICTVWLVTFPPFPDVDMHSAVDEILLECNEGSVTMFYFVLGYMGILAIVSFIVAFFAKKLPDIFNEAKFITFSMLVFCSVWLSFIPTYLSTKGKYMVAVEVFSILASSAGLLGCIFSPKCYMILFTSGLNKKQLIKRNC; encoded by the exons atggagagctgttgccagtcaaa GGTAGTAACTAAGAATTACCAGCACATCCTGGCTTTGGAATTTGCAGTCAAAGAAGTCAATGAAAACCCTCACATCTTACCCAATATCACCTTGGGCTTCTACATCTATGACAGCTGTTTCAATGCAAAGTGGACCTACCAATCCACAATGAAACTTTTATCTACAGTAAAAAAATTTGTGCCCAATTATAAATGTGACACCCAGAATGACGTGATAGCAGTCATCGGGGGACTGGACTTTCAAACCTCCCTTCATGTAGCCACTCTCTTGGATATCTACAAGATTCCTCAA AAACAAAGGCAGTGCCTCCTGGGCTCTACTGAAGATCCTTGTACTCCTTTGAAGGACTggatctttgctttggggaagaagcaa CTCATCTATGGCTCTGCTCCAATgatgaatgaaaaaaacccaggcCTTCACTTCTACAAGATGGCCCCTAATGAAGGGCTTCAGTATGAGGGAATCATCTCTTTATTGCTTCATTTCAGGTGGACATGGATTGGGGCTCTTACTATGGATGATGACAATGGAGAAAAAATTGTGCAAACTGTACTTTCAGTATTTTCCCAGCGTGGCATTTGTTTTTCCTTCATAGAAAGGAGCCCGACATTTACTTTTCTCAGTGATTATGAACACATTATGCAACGGGGACTGGAAATACATGACAAAATCATGAGAAGCAAAGCCAATGTGTTGGTATGTTATGGAGACTCTTATTCCATGGTTTTTCTGTTCTGGTTGCCTCAGCTATCAGAAACATCAAAAGGTAAAGTTTGGATTATGACATCCCAGATGgagtttatttcaatgggctaTCAAAGGAATTGGGACAAACAAATCATTCATGGTTCTCTGTCCTTCACAATTCAGTCCAATAATCTACCAGGATTTCAAGAGTTTGCATCGAGCACAAAACCTTCCGGCAAAATAGGAGATGGTTTTCTCAGGGACTTCTGGCAACAGGTCTTCAGCTGTGTCCTGCCAAATCTGGTTTTAGGTAGGGTGGAGGAGAAGATTTGTTCTGGGGATGAGAAACTGGAGGACCTTCCTGGGTCTTTTTTTGAAATGAGCATAACTGGGCACAGCTACAGCATTTACAACTCTGTCTATGCTGTGGCCCATGCGGTACATGCCATGATTGCACATGGACTCAGTTGTAGAGTAACTGTAGAGAGAGGGCGACTGAAACTTCAGTATCAAGAGTTATCGCAG CTCCATCACTTCCTGAGGGGTCTGTCATTTAACAACAGCGCCGGGGACATGGTTTCCTTTGACCGCAATGGGGAGTTAGTAGCTGGGTTCGATATCATCAATTGGATCATTCCCTCCAACCAATCTTTTGAGAGAGTGAAAGTTGGCAAGATGGATCCACTGGCTCCTCCAGGACAAACATTCACCATTAATGAGAAGGCTATCATATGGCACACCTGGTTTAACCAG ACACAGCCTCTCTCTGTATGTACTGAAAGCTGCCAGCCAGGTTATAGTAAGAAAATGAAGGAAGGGGAGCCATTCTGTTGTTACAACTGCATCTTATGCCCAGAAGGGAAGATTTCTGATGAGAAAG ACATGAATGATTGTTTCAAATGCACAGATGAAAATCATCCAAACAAAAACCAAGATTTATGTATTCCCAAGGAAACAAGCTTCTTGTCTTACGAAGAACTTTTGGGAATCagtttagccttttttgccatttcCTTTGCTTTGGTAACAGGTTTGGTACTAGGAACATTTATCAAGTACCACAACACtcccattgtcaaagccaacaaccggagcCTCACTTACACTCTTCTCATCTCTCTCCTACTCTGCTTCCTTTGTGCTTTGCTATTCATCGGCCCACCTGAGAAGGTGACCTGTCTCCTGCGACAAACTGCTTTTGGCATCGTATTCTCAGTGGCTATTTCTTGTGTGTTGGCAAAAACTATCACTGTGGTTCTggctttcatggccaccaagcctgCATCCAGCATTAGGAAATGGTTGGGGAAAAGGCTGGCCAGTGCCATTGTTCTTTCCTGCTCCTTTCTCCAAGCAGGCATTTGCACTGTCTGGTTAGTAACCTTTCCCCCATTCCCAGATGTTGACATGCACTCTGCAGTTGATGAAATTTTGTTGGAATGTAATGAGGGATCTGTAACTATGTTTTACTTTGTCCTGGGCTACATGGGCATTTTGGCTATTGTGAGTTTCATTGTGGCTTTTTTTGCCAAGAAATTACCTGATATTTTCAACGAAGCCAAATTCATCACTTTCAGCATGTTGGTGTTTTGCAGCGTCTGGTTATCTTTCATTCCAACCTACTTGAGCACGAAGGGAAAATACATGGTAGCTGTGGAGGTCTTCTCTATCTTAGCTTCTAGTGCTGGACTGCTGGGTTGCATTTTTTCCCCTAAATGCTACATGATTCTTTTTACATCTGGACTGAACAAGAAACAATTAATAAAGAGAAATTGCTGA